The Solibacillus sp. FSL W7-1464 genome contains a region encoding:
- a CDS encoding R2-like ligand-binding oxidase yields the protein MAMREYVTTKQEINKNSLPYNLYQKAKKFGIWNPVDIDFTQDKEDWKKLSEEQQLEVLTQFAQFIGGEEAVTQDILPMIMAVSKKGWFEEESYLTTFLFEEAKHAEFFSLFLEEIGVTEDLTHLLSPGYRKLFDETLPAVMGKLIDDQSPEAMIDAAVTYNIFAEGVLAETGYWFFHEALSKSNLFPGFITGIRNVKRDEGRHIGFGTFLIQRLISENPELELFERVQQRLQELLPIAMMLTERKEEVTSLGIERGKSMEFAMKQLQARLTVLSRAKGKTLEEIYNTDIALEEV from the coding sequence CTGGCAATGAGAGAATACGTAACGACGAAACAGGAAATCAACAAAAATTCACTACCGTATAACTTGTATCAGAAAGCAAAAAAATTCGGAATCTGGAATCCGGTAGATATCGACTTTACACAGGATAAAGAAGACTGGAAGAAATTAAGTGAGGAGCAACAATTAGAGGTACTTACACAGTTTGCTCAATTTATCGGCGGTGAAGAAGCGGTCACTCAAGATATTTTACCGATGATCATGGCAGTTTCCAAAAAGGGATGGTTCGAAGAGGAATCGTATTTAACAACATTCCTTTTTGAAGAAGCGAAGCATGCTGAATTTTTCAGTCTGTTCCTGGAAGAAATCGGCGTAACGGAAGATTTGACACATTTACTTTCACCAGGCTACCGAAAGTTATTTGATGAAACATTACCGGCAGTGATGGGGAAATTGATTGATGATCAGTCACCGGAAGCGATGATCGATGCAGCGGTTACTTACAATATTTTCGCGGAAGGTGTTTTGGCTGAAACAGGTTACTGGTTCTTCCATGAAGCACTCTCAAAATCAAATCTGTTCCCGGGGTTTATTACAGGAATTCGAAATGTAAAGCGTGACGAAGGACGTCATATTGGTTTCGGTACATTCCTCATTCAGCGCCTGATCAGTGAAAATCCTGAACTTGAGCTGTTTGAACGCGTGCAACAAAGACTGCAGGAGCTGTTACCGATTGCGATGATGTTAACGGAAAGAAAAGAAGAAGTAACAAGTCTTGGTATCGAACGAGGGAAATCGATGGAATTTGCAATGAAACAATTGCAGGCACGTCTGACAGTTCTTTCACGGGCAAAAGGAAAGACTTTAGAAGAAATCTACAATACGGACATTGCTTTAGAGGAAGTATAG
- a CDS encoding aldehyde dehydrogenase family protein gives MTTDVQVKVFPQYINGEWTPPASGEFFDVINPATSEVVAKVSKGNQDDVNKAVQNAKEVFESGVWSGKTQAERAQIMLQFAGKIREHAQEIIFLEGISTGATLRKLGGADIRQLILSLTQTADLSLKYEAVTALPVNEQLGANRSLLVREPLGVVAAITPFNFPLVLAMWKIAPAIAMGNSIIIKPASNTPLGTLKLAQLAVEAGIPPGVINVITGPGAEVGDALVTHPDVSKVAFTGSTEVGRKIMAQAAGTVKKVTLELGGKAPAIVLPDVDLEVAIPGILLGVFFHSGQVCEASTRVIVHESIYDIVVQQLAETSKKIKLGQPLDMTTGMGPVISESQMNKILDYIQSGVDEGARLVCGGKRASGPGLDNGYFIEPTIFADVTNDMKIAREEIFGPVLCVLKYSTEEEAIAIANDTEYGLSGGVWGRDVTKANEIATKINAGTVWINDWHIFRTDAPFGGYKQSGVGREQGAQVFDDYTELKNICTSLTTENAQRPALGLIF, from the coding sequence ATGACGACAGACGTACAAGTAAAGGTCTTTCCGCAATATATCAATGGTGAATGGACTCCACCTGCTTCAGGTGAATTTTTTGATGTAATTAATCCGGCTACATCAGAAGTCGTTGCGAAAGTTTCAAAAGGGAACCAGGATGATGTGAATAAGGCGGTTCAAAATGCGAAAGAAGTATTTGAATCGGGTGTATGGTCAGGAAAAACGCAGGCGGAACGCGCACAGATCATGCTGCAATTTGCGGGGAAAATCAGGGAGCATGCCCAGGAAATCATTTTCCTGGAGGGGATCAGTACAGGGGCGACACTTCGTAAATTAGGTGGCGCGGATATCCGACAGTTAATCCTTTCTCTTACTCAAACAGCGGATTTATCATTGAAATATGAAGCTGTAACAGCGCTTCCCGTTAATGAGCAGCTCGGTGCGAACCGAAGCCTGCTTGTTCGTGAACCTCTCGGTGTAGTAGCGGCGATCACGCCATTTAACTTCCCGTTAGTATTAGCGATGTGGAAAATCGCACCAGCAATCGCGATGGGGAACTCGATCATTATCAAGCCGGCTTCGAATACACCACTAGGTACATTGAAGCTTGCACAATTAGCTGTTGAAGCCGGTATTCCACCAGGGGTAATTAATGTCATTACTGGTCCGGGAGCTGAAGTGGGGGATGCCCTTGTCACGCATCCGGATGTATCGAAAGTGGCATTTACTGGATCTACTGAAGTAGGCAGAAAGATTATGGCGCAAGCTGCGGGAACGGTAAAGAAAGTGACGCTTGAACTTGGAGGAAAAGCGCCTGCGATCGTACTACCGGATGTAGATCTCGAAGTAGCGATTCCGGGAATTCTGCTCGGTGTGTTTTTCCATTCCGGGCAAGTGTGTGAAGCGAGTACACGAGTTATCGTCCATGAATCCATATATGATATCGTCGTCCAACAACTAGCTGAAACATCGAAGAAAATTAAGCTCGGTCAGCCGCTTGATATGACAACTGGAATGGGGCCGGTGATCTCTGAATCACAGATGAATAAAATCCTCGATTATATTCAGTCTGGCGTTGATGAAGGAGCAAGACTTGTATGCGGTGGTAAACGGGCATCAGGTCCAGGGCTGGATAACGGATATTTCATCGAGCCGACGATTTTCGCAGACGTAACGAATGATATGAAGATTGCGCGAGAAGAAATCTTTGGTCCGGTATTATGCGTGCTTAAATATTCAACAGAAGAAGAGGCAATCGCCATCGCCAATGATACGGAATACGGGTTATCAGGCGGTGTCTGGGGTCGTGATGTGACGAAAGCAAATGAAATTGCTACGAAAATTAATGCGGGAACAGTCTGGATCAATGACTGGCATATTTTCCGTACAGATGCTCCATTCGGCGGCTATAAGCAAAGTGGTGTAGGTCGTGAACAGGGAGCTCAAGTGTTTGATGACTACACGGAGCTTAAAAATATTTGCACGTCCTTAACGACGGAAAACGCACAGCGTCCAGCTTTAGGTTTAATCTTTTAA
- a CDS encoding iron-containing alcohol dehydrogenase has protein sequence MKTTSYFEFTHRPEIRSGAGSHILVPDLIQGLGGKRPVLFSDKGLTDAGLTQKIKSLFDMVPGIKLAGVFDDIQQDAKSSNINRGLKYFKDCNGDSIIAIGGGSVLDTAKTIKWALYNGVNQVEYTLTGNVLEVWPDAKPFGIPHISLPTTAGTGAEISSISVVFNEMLNLKCNLMNPYLSSDIAVLDPDLTVGLPRRVTAFTGMDALTHAVEGFFSTKSTNFSDAFALHAAKIIVENLTTAVHDGKNVAARANMLQASAMAITSFQAAMANIPIHNIAHTYGAKYGIPHGLANAVLMPSVMKNMPNMYLPKVNAFASALGVIPNAENPQETLDECINVIVDLRNAVNLPPSFDEFNIDAADIPQLVPAVQNDPSSLSFRIPDDIIVNVSKEVISSKVSI, from the coding sequence ATGAAAACGACTTCCTATTTTGAGTTCACGCATCGCCCTGAAATCCGAAGTGGTGCAGGTTCACATATTTTAGTGCCGGATTTAATTCAAGGTTTAGGCGGAAAGCGCCCTGTTCTTTTTTCGGATAAAGGACTGACGGATGCCGGTTTAACGCAAAAAATCAAAAGCTTATTTGACATGGTACCCGGCATAAAGCTTGCTGGTGTGTTTGATGATATTCAGCAAGATGCGAAATCAAGCAATATTAACAGAGGTCTGAAGTATTTTAAAGATTGCAATGGCGACTCCATCATTGCGATTGGCGGAGGCAGTGTTTTAGATACTGCCAAAACAATTAAATGGGCTCTTTATAATGGTGTGAATCAAGTCGAATATACTTTAACGGGGAATGTTCTGGAAGTATGGCCGGATGCTAAGCCATTCGGTATTCCGCATATTTCGCTTCCGACAACTGCCGGAACAGGCGCAGAAATTTCCAGTATTTCTGTTGTGTTCAATGAAATGCTGAATTTGAAATGCAACTTGATGAATCCGTATTTAAGTTCCGACATTGCGGTATTAGATCCCGATTTAACGGTAGGCTTACCGCGACGAGTAACAGCATTTACCGGTATGGATGCACTGACACATGCTGTAGAAGGATTTTTCTCAACAAAATCCACGAATTTCTCGGATGCTTTTGCGCTGCATGCTGCAAAGATCATCGTCGAAAATTTAACTACAGCAGTACATGATGGGAAAAATGTTGCGGCACGTGCCAATATGCTTCAGGCAAGTGCGATGGCGATCACAAGCTTCCAGGCGGCGATGGCCAATATACCAATTCACAATATAGCCCATACGTATGGTGCGAAATACGGGATTCCACACGGTTTGGCAAATGCAGTTCTCATGCCGAGTGTGATGAAAAACATGCCGAACATGTATTTACCGAAAGTAAATGCATTTGCTTCTGCATTAGGGGTCATCCCGAATGCTGAAAATCCGCAAGAAACATTGGATGAGTGCATCAATGTAATTGTCGATTTAAGAAATGCAGTAAATCTGCCGCCAAGCTTTGACGAATTTAATATTGATGCGGCGGATATTCCGCAACTTGTGCCTGCTGTTCAAAACGATCCGTCGTCTTTAAGTTTCCGTATTCCGGATGACATCATCGTAAACGTTTCTAAAGAAGTAATCAGTTCAAAAGTAAGTATTTGA